In the Deltaproteobacteria bacterium genome, GCAATGTCGGCCCGGTGACCGTCCGTGCCTGCCATCACGGCCAGACGGCTGATAGCAGCGAGGGATTTGCTGGAGAGCTCCACGCGGGCCACTCTTTCTTTGGCTTCAAGGATGTGATTTACCAGGGCCTGTTCTTTTTGGCGCCATTGTGAATAGAAGGCTTGCGGGGCACGTTCAAAGCTGAGGCACCTCGCCACCACTTCACACCGCAGGTTCTCGTCGTCGATGCCTGTCACCTCGGCACACAGAGAGAAGCGGTCCTGCAACTGGGGCCGCAATTCCCCTTCATCCGGATTCATAGTACCCACCAGGATGAATTTGCTGGGATGGCTGTAAGAGATTCCTTCCCTTTCCACCACGTTTACCCCCATGGCTGCCACATCCAGAAGTATGTCAACCAGATGATCAGGCAGGAGGTTGACCTCATCCACGTAGAGAAATCCTCTGTGAGCTCTGGCGAGCAGACCAGGCTGAAAGGCCTTCTCTCCCTGACGCACTGCCTGCTCGATATCCAGTGTTCCCAGGACCATTTCCTCGGTGGCACCCAGAGGGAGATCCACCACTTTCATCCGTTCCTGAGCAGTGGGCATGCTCTCGTGCCGTTGGTAGCGTTCCAGGCATCGTTGGCACATCAAACTGGGATCTTTGGGATGACAGCGGAACAGGCAGTCGGCCACCACCGGAACAGGAGGCAGAAGACTTGCCAGGGCCCGCACTGCGGTGGATTTGCCGGTGCCGCGCTCGCCGCGGATAAGCACGCCGCCGATCTCTGGATAGATCAGACTGAGAACCAGGGCTTGCTTCATGCGCTCCTGGCCTACAATTGCCGTGAAGGGAAATGGTAGGCGATAATGTTTCATAGCTTGACACTTTTAGCAGAATATGGTCAGTGAAGAAAGTTTTTTTCGCACCTTCGAGCTGCGTTGAAAGAGCGGTTTCTATGGCAGCATTTGCTCTCCCAGAGGATTTTTTCGCAGAAGAGTTCTTGCAGGAGCTGCTGGAGCTGCTGCTGCGCAAGGCAACGGCCCTCGACCAACTGACAGCTAGAGACTTTGGACCGCGCATACTGCGACAGCAGGAAGCAGAAGCTCTTCTGGCAGAGGCTATGGAGATCTGCCATGAGCTCCTCCATTGGCAACCAGCTCAAACAGTGAAGCCACGCCTGGTGCTTACTCGGCGGCTCAGTAGATTATGGGGTCGGACGATGATCCTTTTTTTGCTGTTCGTTCCCCTCTCTATGCTGCTTTTTTTTCTGACAGCCAGAGTGGCAGATTCCTCCTCTGCCTACTGGCTTGTCCGCGGCGCCATTTTCTTCTTGCTCGCCGTTCCCCTTTTGATCCACAAACGCACCCGCATCAATATCGAACACCAGTGCGGCTATGTGAGAGATGCTAGAGGCCGCTCAGCTATTGTCATCGACCAGCTGCCCAGAGTCCAGTTGCAATCCTATCTTGCCCATGAGTACGCTCATCACCTCTATGCCGATAGGCAGGCGAGCGAGAGCCTGGTCTGGCGGCGGCATGGCTGGGCGCGACTGCTGCAGTGGCAGGCAGTCAAACAGCTGGCAGCGCGTTACCAGAACCCGGCTTTTCACTACCATGCCCTC is a window encoding:
- a CDS encoding ATP-binding protein, which encodes MKHYRLPFPFTAIVGQERMKQALVLSLIYPEIGGVLIRGERGTGKSTAVRALASLLPPVPVVADCLFRCHPKDPSLMCQRCLERYQRHESMPTAQERMKVVDLPLGATEEMVLGTLDIEQAVRQGEKAFQPGLLARAHRGFLYVDEVNLLPDHLVDILLDVAAMGVNVVEREGISYSHPSKFILVGTMNPDEGELRPQLQDRFSLCAEVTGIDDENLRCEVVARCLSFERAPQAFYSQWRQKEQALVNHILEAKERVARVELSSKSLAAISRLAVMAGTDGHRADIAMAKTATALAAYAGLNEVTLREVATAAQLVLPHRLRIDPADEQSPLEKIDQVLEKVIEVEESTLEKPQASVRLKKNSQAEAH